One genomic segment of Culturomica massiliensis includes these proteins:
- a CDS encoding glycosyltransferase, which yields MNILYFADSDITINKGGVNRVTHFLSREFMNMPGWKCYLAYLNESKVLPVSEFNGKIHVSADKANEQIKEFIETRQITQIIVNLTTKKNIYFSLPILYALKSEFSNLHIIFCYHTYPGCELFGIPPGIGLRRLLHLPDRMNTLKSIIQYIVGKTPFSGISKACIRHKYRFIYDHCDRLVLLSPHYIPRYAELADIKGANHIIAIPNPLSLPEILSPDQLIRKHKEVLIVARLTEPVKRLSLALKIWQIIEKTESYNDWKLVILGNGEDELYYKTLAHKLGLKNISFEGRKEPLEYYRRASIFMMTSLYEGWGLTLVEAQQMGVVPIAFESYEALQDMIRNHDNGILIPDRHIHEYAAQLKELMTDFCKREEIAVNALASCRQFSIGHIVQKWCRLFSNL from the coding sequence ATGAATATCCTATATTTTGCAGACTCGGATATCACAATTAACAAGGGAGGAGTCAACCGGGTAACTCATTTTCTATCCAGAGAATTTATGAACATGCCCGGTTGGAAATGTTACCTGGCTTATCTCAACGAAAGCAAAGTGTTACCGGTAAGTGAATTTAACGGGAAAATACACGTCTCCGCCGATAAAGCAAACGAACAAATCAAGGAATTCATTGAAACCCGGCAAATCACGCAAATCATTGTCAATCTGACCACTAAAAAAAATATCTATTTTTCGCTCCCGATTCTTTATGCATTAAAATCAGAATTTTCCAACCTGCATATCATTTTTTGTTATCACACCTATCCGGGATGTGAGCTTTTTGGCATTCCCCCCGGGATCGGCTTACGACGCCTGCTTCACCTACCGGACCGGATGAACACCCTAAAGTCTATAATACAGTATATCGTCGGTAAAACACCGTTCAGCGGCATATCGAAAGCCTGCATACGACACAAATACCGCTTTATATACGATCATTGTGACCGCCTTGTCCTTTTATCTCCTCATTATATTCCCCGTTATGCCGAACTGGCGGATATTAAAGGTGCCAACCACATCATTGCCATTCCCAATCCATTGTCGCTGCCTGAAATTCTCTCCCCGGATCAACTAATCCGGAAACACAAAGAAGTACTGATCGTCGCACGCCTTACAGAGCCGGTCAAACGCCTCTCATTGGCCCTTAAAATCTGGCAGATCATTGAAAAAACAGAATCATACAACGACTGGAAATTGGTTATCTTAGGGAATGGTGAAGACGAGCTATATTATAAAACTCTGGCCCATAAGCTGGGTTTAAAAAATATTTCGTTCGAAGGCAGAAAGGAACCCTTGGAATACTACCGCCGCGCATCCATTTTTATGATGACTTCCCTTTATGAAGGTTGGGGACTGACCTTAGTCGAAGCACAGCAAATGGGGGTAGTCCCGATTGCTTTTGAATCTTACGAAGCTCTACAGGACATGATCCGGAATCACGACAACGGCATCCTGATTCCCGACCGGCATATCCACGAATATGCCGCCCAATTAAAAGAACTTATGACAGACTTCTGCAAACGGGAGGAAATAGCCGTAAATGCTTTAGCCAGTTGCCGGCAATTCAGCATCGGTCACATTGTTCAAAAGTGGTGCCGTTTATTTAGTAATCTCTAA
- a CDS encoding FkbM family methyltransferase codes for MACQCLRKIKGKWLSFCKYNKQRIMRSPRYLLTQRVRLFLEQGRDLNMPVGEAERIRKFLRWNLVGVFNDPFVHLYNFRGYNVLRDREKDLWFVYTPEGKKLYFKRGMSRKEAVRTYRSLEEEQDLHSPHYYFFDGLTLSENSVVADIGVAEGNFGLKIVDRVKELYLFECDAGWIEALEATFEPWKDKVHIVNRFVSDTTSSDTVRLDDFFRDKSVPHILKLDVEGAEVAVLEGAAAFLKEGRISDLLVCTYHKKGDPERLSAKLECFNYTIAFSQGYMLFLTEGYQAQPPYDFRKGLLHATYKL; via the coding sequence ATGGCGTGTCAATGTTTGAGAAAGATAAAAGGAAAATGGTTGAGCTTTTGTAAATACAATAAGCAAAGAATCATGCGTAGTCCGAGGTATTTGTTGACACAACGTGTGAGATTATTTCTGGAACAGGGTAGAGATTTGAATATGCCTGTCGGTGAGGCAGAAAGAATCCGGAAATTTCTTCGCTGGAATTTGGTCGGTGTTTTTAATGATCCGTTCGTGCATTTGTATAATTTCAGAGGGTATAATGTGTTGCGGGACCGGGAAAAGGATTTGTGGTTTGTATATACCCCGGAAGGAAAGAAATTGTATTTCAAAAGAGGAATGAGCCGTAAGGAAGCCGTCCGGACTTATCGTTCTCTGGAAGAGGAGCAGGATTTGCATTCTCCGCATTATTATTTTTTCGATGGGCTGACTCTTTCCGAAAATAGTGTCGTTGCCGATATCGGTGTGGCGGAAGGGAATTTCGGATTGAAGATTGTGGACCGGGTTAAGGAGTTGTATTTGTTCGAATGTGATGCCGGATGGATCGAGGCTTTGGAGGCCACTTTTGAGCCCTGGAAGGATAAAGTGCATATTGTCAATCGTTTCGTTTCGGATACGACTTCGTCCGATACAGTCCGATTGGACGATTTTTTCAGAGATAAAAGTGTTCCCCACATCTTGAAATTGGATGTGGAGGGTGCGGAAGTTGCTGTTCTGGAAGGTGCGGCAGCTTTTTTGAAGGAGGGACGTATTTCTGATTTGTTGGTGTGTACTTATCACAAAAAAGGAGATCCTGAACGTCTGTCTGCAAAATTGGAATGCTTCAATTACACAATCGCTTTTTCACAGGGATATATGCTGTTTTTAACAGAGGGCTACCAGGCACAACCACCCTATGATTTCCGGAAAGGGCTGTTGCATGCTACGTATAAATTGTAG
- a CDS encoding NAD/NADP octopine/nopaline dehydrogenase family protein, producing the protein MNTSPLTICICGGGNLGHTVAGYVAAKKQFSVNLLTSHPERWQRGITVKDGNGHTFCGELAVISNQAELTVPQSDIILLCLPGFAIQDELLKIKPFLKEGQIIGSIVSSTGFFFIAKQLLSPGIGLFGFQRVPFISRINEYGRSASLLGYKKQLKIAIENYPEKEKLQQMLFQLLDTPIEVVPHYLEVSLSNSNPLLHTSRLYNLFQNYREGIYYEKVPLFYEDWTDEDAELLIRCDNEFFRILDRLPVNIREIQPILKYYESRDAHSLALKIRSIEAFKGLPSPMKKIAENKYIPDFTNRYFQEDFSFGLSFIKNIGDQLEVDMPHITKIYNWASRFISIKQPDFKIEF; encoded by the coding sequence ATGAATACCTCCCCTCTGACCATTTGCATCTGCGGAGGCGGCAATCTCGGCCATACGGTTGCAGGATATGTCGCTGCCAAAAAACAATTTTCAGTGAATTTGCTGACCAGCCACCCCGAAAGATGGCAACGGGGAATCACCGTAAAAGATGGCAACGGACATACTTTTTGCGGGGAACTGGCCGTCATATCCAATCAAGCGGAACTGACCGTTCCTCAAAGTGATATTATTTTACTTTGTTTACCCGGCTTTGCCATACAGGATGAATTATTAAAAATCAAACCTTTTTTAAAAGAAGGACAGATTATCGGTTCTATTGTTTCAAGTACCGGTTTTTTCTTTATTGCCAAACAACTTCTTTCACCCGGGATAGGCTTATTCGGATTCCAGCGGGTTCCTTTTATCTCCCGGATAAATGAATACGGCCGGTCGGCCTCACTTCTGGGATATAAGAAACAATTGAAAATTGCCATTGAAAATTATCCGGAAAAAGAAAAATTGCAACAGATGCTGTTTCAATTATTGGATACTCCTATCGAGGTTGTGCCCCATTACCTTGAAGTGTCTTTATCCAATAGCAACCCACTATTACACACCAGCCGTCTATATAATTTATTTCAAAATTACCGGGAAGGGATTTATTACGAAAAAGTACCTCTTTTCTATGAAGACTGGACAGACGAAGATGCAGAATTACTTATCCGGTGCGACAATGAATTTTTCCGGATACTGGATCGATTACCGGTCAATATCCGGGAAATACAGCCCATACTCAAATATTATGAGAGCCGGGATGCCCACTCTCTGGCATTGAAAATCCGCAGTATAGAAGCCTTCAAAGGCCTGCCCAGCCCTATGAAAAAAATAGCAGAAAACAAATATATACCTGATTTTACAAACCGGTATTTTCAGGAGGATTTCTCATTCGGATTGTCGTTTATCAAAAATATCGGAGATCAATTGGAAGTCGACATGCCCCATATCACGAAAATTTACAACTGGGCTTCCCGGTTTATATCGATAAAACAACCCGACTTTAAAATCGAATTCTAA
- a CDS encoding glycosyltransferase family 2 protein: MHTPKISVIIPVYNAGIYLPERIESILNQTLKDIEIIIVLDCPTDGSDKVAESYSRKDERIKLIYNPANLHIGLSRNQGLKAATGEYISLVDHDDYCTPDMYEKMYSKAQQNQADIVVSNFYGITSTGKTQRFGFPQNYSDEVFQKKSFAFLISGPCNHNPACSITSNFSVWTQLFKRQFLEKHHIVFQDNREITFEDRLFLIEAYFFAQKVNVIHEAFTYHRYHQSNSGSNYSYRSIELITNYLMYVHDFLNRQHILKKEYIHFADNILLSLYSGFRNEVKHKSLFKALRTLTPIRKNPAFQQALRYLYKKENLKYLKKYPVTKLSFLLLITLFGKKTD; this comes from the coding sequence ATGCATACGCCTAAAATCAGTGTTATTATACCGGTTTATAATGCAGGTATCTATCTTCCCGAAAGAATAGAATCCATATTAAATCAAACGTTAAAGGATATTGAAATTATCATCGTACTGGACTGTCCGACGGACGGAAGCGATAAAGTAGCAGAATCCTATTCCCGGAAAGATGAACGGATCAAGCTGATTTATAACCCTGCCAATTTACACATCGGACTCAGCCGGAATCAAGGCTTGAAAGCAGCCACCGGAGAATACATCAGCCTGGTGGACCACGACGACTATTGTACTCCGGATATGTACGAAAAAATGTACTCCAAAGCACAGCAAAACCAGGCCGACATCGTTGTCAGCAATTTTTACGGTATAACAAGCACAGGAAAAACCCAGCGTTTCGGTTTCCCTCAAAACTATTCCGACGAAGTATTTCAAAAAAAATCATTCGCATTTTTAATCAGCGGCCCCTGTAATCACAATCCGGCCTGCTCCATTACATCGAATTTCAGTGTCTGGACACAACTCTTCAAACGACAATTTCTCGAAAAGCATCACATCGTTTTTCAGGATAACCGGGAAATAACATTCGAAGATCGTTTGTTTTTGATAGAGGCTTATTTCTTCGCACAAAAGGTAAATGTCATTCACGAAGCTTTCACCTATCATCGCTATCACCAGAGTAATTCCGGCTCAAATTACAGTTACAGATCCATCGAACTGATCACCAATTACCTGATGTACGTCCACGACTTCTTAAACAGGCAGCATATTTTGAAAAAAGAGTACATCCATTTTGCAGACAACATTCTCCTTTCACTGTACTCGGGTTTCCGCAATGAAGTGAAACACAAATCGCTGTTCAAAGCCTTACGGACTTTAACACCCATTCGCAAAAACCCGGCCTTCCAGCAGGCTCTCCGGTATCTGTACAAAAAAGAGAACCTGAAATACCTGAAAAAATACCCGGTAACCAAACTCTCATTCTTACTGCTGATAACACTATTCGGAAAAAAGACAGATTAA
- a CDS encoding YfhO family protein → MNKRAVGVQVIIVLSFLALAFIYCAPVMQGKTLLGHDLESWNYMAKETMDYNARGEGQTFWTNSMFGGMPNYQIAAPMGQYNVLSYVRNALGAFPFPVSTIFMYLLGAYILLLCFRINKWIAAIGAVALGFVSYNFIILVAGHVTKANVIGYMMPLVGSVYLLFRGNKWAGAILTALFLALAIMANHVQILYYTLFIVLIFGLIELVYAIRGKQLRNYMTSVGLGICALLIAVGLNAPGLASTYQYSKATMRGESNGLSNENKSAAGHGLDKDYITAWSYGVDESMTLLVPDFKGGASGGTLSANSETAQKLKAMGVPNIEETMKDFQLPLYWGTQPFTSGPVYLGAIVCFLFVLGLFLVEKRTKWWLVSVTVLTLMLAWGHNFMSLTDFFIDYVPMYNKFRTVSMILVATCLCMGLLGVLGLKAFFDPELSREKAKRSLKYALYITGGLALLFWIVPSLSGSFVAQSDRQLGGEYSFLRDTLPADRMALLRHDALRSLIFIVLTFGVLWMYLVSKLKLNMVYALLFVLVLADMWAINKRYLSDKDFTIQKKTRQQVQPSAADQYILNDKSYYRVLDATVNIFNDARPAYFHKSIGGYHAAKLSRYQELIDYHLEGEIQMLLASLKNGKFEEFPALMKQLGVLDMLNMKYLIYNPNAQPLVNPEANGNAWFVDSYRLADNADEEIQVLGEIDTKREFVADKQFAAEIPSIQDRDTTATILLKSYAPNRLVYDVNTQSDQVAVFSEIYYKDGWNAYVNGQKVPYFRANYLLRAMPLKAGRYEVEFRFEPSVVSTSMMISLISSVLLILLAGVAFYFGYWKKTTVK, encoded by the coding sequence ATGAATAAACGTGCTGTCGGTGTACAGGTGATAATTGTATTGTCTTTTTTAGCTTTGGCATTTATCTATTGTGCTCCGGTTATGCAAGGCAAGACTTTGTTAGGCCATGACCTGGAAAGTTGGAATTATATGGCTAAAGAGACCATGGATTATAATGCCAGGGGAGAAGGTCAGACTTTTTGGACCAACAGCATGTTCGGTGGAATGCCTAATTATCAGATTGCGGCTCCGATGGGACAATACAATGTGTTGTCGTATGTGCGGAATGCTTTGGGGGCCTTCCCTTTTCCTGTAAGTACGATTTTCATGTATTTGCTGGGTGCTTACATCCTGTTGCTTTGTTTCCGGATCAATAAATGGATTGCGGCTATCGGGGCAGTTGCTTTGGGTTTCGTGTCTTATAATTTTATTATTCTGGTGGCAGGGCATGTCACAAAAGCAAATGTTATCGGTTATATGATGCCTTTGGTGGGGAGTGTATATTTGCTTTTCCGGGGCAATAAATGGGCCGGTGCTATACTGACGGCTCTTTTTCTGGCGTTGGCTATTATGGCCAACCATGTTCAGATTTTGTATTATACGCTTTTTATCGTATTGATATTCGGCCTTATCGAATTGGTTTATGCCATCCGGGGAAAACAATTGCGGAATTATATGACTTCGGTGGGACTGGGGATATGTGCTCTATTGATTGCAGTAGGATTGAATGCTCCGGGGCTGGCATCGACGTATCAGTACAGTAAAGCGACGATGCGCGGAGAATCCAACGGTTTGTCAAACGAAAATAAGAGTGCAGCCGGACACGGTTTGGATAAAGATTATATTACGGCCTGGAGTTATGGGGTGGACGAGTCGATGACCCTCTTGGTTCCCGATTTTAAGGGTGGTGCCAGTGGCGGTACTCTATCGGCAAATAGCGAGACGGCGCAAAAATTGAAAGCGATGGGGGTTCCCAACATTGAGGAGACGATGAAAGATTTTCAATTGCCATTATATTGGGGTACCCAACCGTTTACTTCGGGACCGGTATATTTGGGGGCTATTGTCTGTTTCCTTTTTGTGCTGGGCCTGTTTTTGGTGGAGAAACGGACGAAATGGTGGTTGGTGTCGGTTACCGTTTTGACATTGATGCTGGCTTGGGGACATAATTTTATGTCTTTGACGGATTTCTTTATCGATTATGTACCGATGTACAATAAATTCCGGACGGTATCTATGATTTTAGTGGCTACCTGTTTGTGTATGGGATTATTGGGAGTGCTGGGGTTGAAAGCTTTTTTCGATCCGGAATTGAGTCGGGAGAAGGCGAAGAGGAGTTTGAAGTATGCTTTGTATATTACGGGTGGTCTGGCTTTGTTGTTTTGGATTGTACCTTCCTTATCCGGTAGTTTCGTCGCGCAGAGCGATCGTCAGTTGGGAGGAGAGTATAGTTTTTTGAGGGATACATTGCCGGCTGACCGTATGGCTTTGTTGCGGCATGATGCCTTACGGTCTTTGATTTTTATCGTTTTGACATTCGGTGTACTCTGGATGTATCTGGTTTCGAAACTGAAACTGAATATGGTTTATGCTTTGCTCTTTGTTTTGGTTTTGGCGGATATGTGGGCGATCAATAAACGTTATTTGAGTGATAAGGATTTTACAATACAAAAAAAGACCCGGCAACAGGTTCAGCCTTCTGCTGCCGATCAGTATATTTTAAACGATAAATCGTATTACCGGGTATTGGATGCGACCGTGAATATTTTCAATGATGCCCGTCCTGCTTATTTTCATAAAAGCATCGGGGGATATCATGCGGCTAAATTGAGCCGTTATCAGGAGCTGATCGATTATCATCTGGAGGGGGAAATTCAGATGTTGCTGGCAAGTCTGAAAAACGGAAAGTTTGAGGAATTTCCTGCTTTGATGAAGCAGTTGGGGGTTTTGGATATGCTGAATATGAAATATCTGATTTATAATCCCAATGCCCAGCCTTTGGTCAATCCTGAGGCGAATGGGAATGCCTGGTTTGTGGATAGCTATCGTTTGGCCGATAATGCCGATGAGGAGATACAAGTGTTGGGAGAGATCGACACTAAACGTGAATTTGTTGCCGATAAGCAATTTGCTGCAGAAATCCCGTCGATTCAGGACCGGGATACGACAGCTACGATTCTTTTAAAAAGTTATGCCCCGAACCGGTTGGTATATGATGTAAATACTCAAAGTGATCAGGTTGCCGTATTTTCGGAAATTTATTATAAGGATGGTTGGAATGCTTATGTGAACGGGCAGAAAGTACCCTATTTCCGGGCGAACTATCTGTTGCGTGCCATGCCGTTGAAGGCCGGCCGGTATGAAGTTGAGTTCCGTTTCGAGCCTTCGGTGGTATCGACATCCATGATGATCTCCCTGATTTCTTCCGTACTGTTGATTTTGTTGGCGGGAGTTGCCTTTTATTTCGGTTATTGGAAGAAAACGACTGTAAAATAA
- a CDS encoding glycosyltransferase family 2 protein, giving the protein MAKVSVIVPVYNAGPYFEKRMESLIAQTLSDIEIILVLDCPTDGSGQLAEKYAAADGRIMIIRNKENCHVGESRNAGLSVAGGEYVAFADHDDYCEENMYEALYNIAVGSDADIVFSDMYQVAFNGELKRKNYFPTAVKSARDTMLSGLLKGEGFYFSVLNHLYRREFLMTYRLVFADTRKISLEDRGFNLYAYHYARKVVYSSGVYLYHVLYPESTQHSYEFKSLQPMIGHLEYVARFFEQYPEYADKYEADYSREVVKRLYYSFLPEIRYKSLCYACRILGGIKHSTVLQKALQNFQKHKSGISFPMRCFFLFLRWFYMPRNKVR; this is encoded by the coding sequence ATGGCCAAGGTGTCTGTTATTGTCCCGGTTTATAATGCCGGTCCGTATTTTGAAAAACGTATGGAATCTTTGATTGCCCAGACGCTGTCCGATATCGAGATTATTCTGGTATTGGATTGTCCGACGGACGGAAGCGGGCAATTGGCTGAGAAATATGCTGCGGCCGACGGGCGTATAATGATTATCCGCAATAAAGAAAATTGTCATGTGGGAGAGAGCCGTAATGCCGGATTGTCGGTGGCCGGCGGGGAGTATGTCGCTTTTGCTGATCACGACGATTATTGTGAGGAGAATATGTATGAAGCTTTGTATAACATAGCTGTCGGGAGCGATGCCGATATCGTATTTTCCGATATGTATCAGGTGGCCTTCAATGGAGAGTTGAAAAGGAAGAATTATTTTCCTACGGCAGTAAAATCGGCCCGGGATACCATGTTATCGGGGCTTTTGAAAGGAGAAGGTTTTTATTTTTCTGTTTTAAATCATTTGTACAGGCGGGAGTTTTTGATGACGTATCGGCTGGTTTTTGCGGATACCCGGAAAATCAGTTTGGAGGATCGGGGTTTTAATCTTTATGCATATCATTATGCCCGGAAAGTCGTTTATTCTTCCGGTGTCTATTTGTACCATGTATTATATCCCGAAAGTACACAGCACAGTTATGAATTTAAAAGTTTACAACCGATGATCGGCCATTTGGAGTATGTCGCTCGTTTTTTTGAACAATATCCTGAATATGCAGATAAGTATGAGGCGGATTATAGCCGGGAGGTTGTAAAAAGATTGTATTATAGTTTTTTACCGGAGATTCGTTATAAATCTTTGTGTTATGCCTGCCGGATTTTGGGTGGAATAAAACATAGCACCGTCTTACAAAAGGCTTTACAGAATTTTCAGAAACATAAGTCCGGGATTTCTTTTCCGATGAGGTGTTTCTTTCTTTTTCTCCGTTGGTTTTATATGCCCCGGAATAAAGTCAGATAG
- a CDS encoding CDP-glycerol glycerophosphotransferase family protein, translating into MVRQFFILSAGILLFPFVFLLYILIGRKKKLWIFGSWRGQKYSDNSKALFEYVLQNEKDIKAVWITKNKTVYHELKSKQFPVVMNHSPKAVYYMLRAGFSTGSLSATTDTFGSKWFLAYKITCLYLTHGMPSKYAGYDEPKLAHKKKLITEKKSIGLKLYFSVFPQKNPRNLYSVSTSDFFVPFLESALLIPSNRIFVTGTPRLDTLFSTKKNDYITDIRKKFPTAKIIIYMPTFRASFDGGPSFKPFGQFGFNAEKFIRILEKHDYVFLNKGHFWDGRLSEREFSERFINVIDNPLLDVYDLIKDTDILMTDYSSIYFDFLPLLKPVILTPFDFDSYTQNYRGQYYDYRQELPSIKAFNWNEVCDILEKKSYFPLTEAQTLKYHKYIDGNSSARLTEEIRKILSI; encoded by the coding sequence ATGGTCAGACAATTTTTTATCTTATCGGCCGGCATCCTGCTGTTCCCTTTTGTCTTTCTACTTTACATCCTCATAGGCAGAAAGAAAAAATTGTGGATTTTCGGATCGTGGAGAGGACAAAAATATTCGGACAACAGCAAAGCCCTGTTTGAATATGTATTGCAAAACGAAAAAGATATAAAAGCAGTCTGGATAACGAAAAACAAAACGGTCTATCATGAATTAAAATCCAAACAGTTCCCGGTGGTGATGAATCATTCTCCCAAGGCCGTGTACTACATGCTCCGGGCAGGATTCTCCACAGGTTCGTTAAGTGCCACAACAGATACCTTTGGATCCAAATGGTTTCTCGCTTATAAAATCACTTGCCTGTATCTCACACATGGCATGCCATCCAAATACGCCGGATATGATGAACCCAAACTGGCACATAAAAAGAAACTCATCACAGAGAAAAAATCCATAGGACTCAAACTCTATTTTTCCGTATTTCCTCAAAAAAATCCCCGCAATCTATATTCTGTCAGTACATCCGATTTTTTTGTACCCTTTTTGGAATCTGCTTTACTGATTCCTTCAAACCGGATATTCGTTACAGGCACTCCCCGGTTAGACACATTATTCTCAACAAAAAAGAACGATTATATCACCGATATCCGGAAAAAATTTCCGACAGCCAAAATTATTATTTATATGCCCACCTTCCGGGCTTCCTTTGACGGCGGACCTTCATTCAAACCATTCGGGCAATTCGGATTCAATGCTGAAAAATTCATCCGGATTCTGGAAAAACACGACTATGTTTTCCTGAACAAAGGCCATTTTTGGGATGGAAGACTGTCAGAACGGGAATTTTCCGAACGTTTCATCAATGTCATCGATAACCCGCTGCTGGATGTCTATGATTTAATCAAAGACACAGACATACTCATGACAGATTATTCCAGTATTTATTTTGACTTCCTGCCCCTTTTGAAACCGGTTATCCTAACTCCTTTTGATTTTGATTCCTATACTCAAAATTACCGGGGACAATATTATGACTACCGGCAAGAACTACCCAGTATCAAAGCCTTCAACTGGAATGAAGTCTGTGATATACTGGAGAAAAAAAGCTATTTCCCCCTCACCGAAGCACAGACCCTAAAATACCACAAATACATCGACGGTAACAGTTCCGCCAGATTGACTGAAGAAATCCGGAAAATCCTGTCTATCTGA
- a CDS encoding aminotransferase class I/II-fold pyridoxal phosphate-dependent enzyme, giving the protein MQAIILAAGMGKRLKELTRDNTKCMIKVNGVTLIERMLQQIDTHHLERIIIVVGYEGEKLKEYINTLSIATPIVFVENPYFDQTNNIYSLYLAKDYLTEKDTLLFESDLIFEDAVIDRLIENPYPSLALVAKFESWMDGTVVTLDENNNIKRFISPKQFSFEEIPGYYKTVNIYKFSKKFSSSHYVPFLEAYCKALGNNEYYEQVLRVITLLEKPELKALPLRHELWYEIDDIQDLDIAESIFAEDTITPIASRYGGYWRYPHILDYCYLVNPYFPNSRLLAEIKANFERLICQYPSGVRVNSLLAGKNFNIKPEYVVVGNGAAELIKSIMENMEGKIGITLPTFEEYPNRRDKTTVVSFIPSNPDFSYTAQDLKTHFADKDISALLLINPDNPSGNFIGFNEVLDLCEWTQKKGIRFILDESFVDFTDESVHNTLLRNDILEKYNHLIILKSISKSYGVPGLRLGILATSDPLVIGRTKQDIAIWNINSFAEFYMQIYGKYETDYQKACLRFIEERDYLKKQLEAIPWLRVIPSQANYFLCEITSKYTATELTQALLKHNILIKDCSRKAAFKGRNYIRIAIRDTADNNQLVQTLKQL; this is encoded by the coding sequence ATGCAAGCAATCATATTGGCGGCAGGTATGGGAAAACGCCTGAAAGAACTCACCCGTGATAATACAAAGTGTATGATTAAAGTGAACGGTGTCACTCTGATCGAAAGAATGTTGCAACAAATCGACACCCATCACCTGGAACGCATTATCATTGTTGTCGGATATGAAGGAGAAAAATTAAAAGAATACATAAATACCTTATCCATAGCCACTCCGATTGTATTTGTAGAGAACCCGTATTTTGACCAAACCAACAATATCTATTCGTTATATTTAGCCAAAGACTATCTGACAGAAAAAGACACACTTCTATTCGAATCCGATTTGATTTTTGAAGATGCCGTTATCGACAGGCTGATCGAAAACCCTTACCCCAGTCTGGCGCTGGTTGCTAAATTCGAAAGCTGGATGGACGGAACTGTCGTTACATTGGATGAAAATAACAACATCAAACGTTTCATCTCACCGAAACAATTCTCGTTTGAAGAAATTCCGGGTTATTACAAAACAGTAAACATTTACAAATTCAGTAAAAAATTTTCTTCTTCACATTACGTTCCCTTCCTGGAAGCCTACTGCAAAGCATTGGGAAATAATGAATACTACGAACAGGTACTGCGTGTCATTACCTTACTGGAAAAACCGGAATTAAAGGCCCTGCCTCTCCGTCACGAGTTGTGGTACGAAATCGACGACATCCAGGACCTTGACATTGCAGAATCCATTTTTGCAGAAGACACAATAACCCCCATTGCTTCCCGCTATGGCGGTTATTGGCGTTACCCTCATATTTTGGATTATTGTTATCTGGTAAACCCTTACTTTCCTAATTCAAGACTATTAGCGGAAATAAAAGCCAACTTCGAACGTTTGATCTGTCAGTATCCTTCAGGGGTAAGGGTAAACAGCCTGCTGGCCGGAAAAAATTTCAATATAAAACCGGAATACGTTGTCGTGGGAAACGGTGCCGCCGAATTGATTAAAAGCATCATGGAAAATATGGAAGGAAAGATAGGCATTACCTTACCGACCTTCGAGGAATACCCCAATCGCCGGGACAAAACAACTGTCGTCTCATTTATCCCTTCCAATCCCGATTTTTCATACACGGCACAGGATTTAAAAACACATTTTGCCGATAAGGACATTTCCGCCTTATTACTGATCAATCCTGATAATCCTTCGGGAAATTTTATCGGTTTCAACGAGGTTCTGGATCTATGTGAATGGACACAAAAAAAAGGTATCCGGTTTATATTAGACGAATCATTCGTTGATTTTACAGATGAATCCGTCCACAACACGTTGTTAAGAAACGACATTTTGGAAAAATACAACCATCTGATCATTCTAAAGTCCATTTCCAAATCGTATGGTGTTCCGGGACTACGTTTAGGCATTCTGGCCACATCCGACCCGCTTGTTATCGGCCGGACGAAACAGGACATCGCCATCTGGAATATCAATTCCTTTGCTGAATTTTATATGCAGATATACGGTAAATACGAAACCGATTACCAAAAAGCATGTCTGCGTTTTATCGAAGAAAGGGACTATTTAAAAAAACAATTAGAAGCGATTCCATGGCTTCGGGTAATCCCTTCTCAAGCCAATTACTTCCTGTGCGAGATAACCTCAAAATATACGGCTACAGAATTAACGCAGGCCTTATTGAAACACAATATCTTAATCAAAGACTGTTCCCGTAAAGCAGCATTTAAAGGCAGAAATTACATCCGGATTGCCATACGGGATACGGCAGACAACAATCAACTCGTTCAAACCCTGAAACAATTATGA